One stretch of Methanococcus voltae DNA includes these proteins:
- a CDS encoding DNA cytosine methyltransferase, whose product MDNKKTYISLFSGAGIGCYGFKLNNFECIASNELIERRLKIQKFNKKCKYESGYICGDISEKSIKEKLFNELKLWKSVEKITDVDVIIATPPCQGMSVANHKKKKDEIIRNSLVTESIVLVKKIKPKFFIFENVPSFMKTICTDLDGINKKIGEAISENLAKEYSIYGEVINFKNYGACSSRSRTLVIGVRKDLADYISPIELFPDRIKEKTLKETIGHLIRLEDFDQYDPNDVYHRFRAYPKHMRSWISELNEGESAFENKNPKNIPHKIVNGEIVYNKNKNGDKYRRQYWTKVGPCIHTRNDQLASQNTVHPHDDRVFSIRELTLMMTIPCEFKWSEKSIAEISKLSDIEKKAYFKKEELNIRQSIGESVPTEIFKNVSKKISDFLDQKHLKNTQVESLIERYQLNDIDNLKKFIEKNEYNYCIASLSKIAELTNNKRTANSAYYTNKSIINEIVKTWPDLTKDEINILEPSVGVGNFLNIIIKKYDYAKILNIDVVDIDNDSLNILKTLIMKMNIPNNVNISFINADFLKYDVLKKYDLTVGNPPFTKLKSKDPLVKEYSKNRYNNKTTNIFAFFLEKCMTISNYVSMITPKSLLNTPEFELSREYIEKYNVTDIIDFGEYGFKGVLVETICLTISLNEKPKDVHVKSIPKNKKIKQKQKYIFDNKLPYWIIYRNDKFDEICNNMEFGIFKVFRDRQLTNSNTNSSDGIRVLKSRNISDNGKKVLDIPNYDSYVKKEIAENFSVYKYLYQDEVYLTPNMTYNPRVMKKPNGMLVNGSVAILIPKKEFSLTTEEMEYYSSPEYREFYHIARNYQTRSLNIDKTSVYFFGKFNRGQENDTNYK is encoded by the coding sequence ATGGATAATAAAAAAACATACATTAGTTTATTTAGCGGTGCAGGAATTGGATGCTATGGTTTTAAATTAAATAATTTTGAGTGCATCGCATCAAATGAATTAATCGAAAGAAGATTAAAAATCCAAAAATTTAACAAAAAATGTAAATATGAAAGTGGTTATATTTGTGGAGATATATCTGAAAAAAGTATCAAAGAAAAATTATTTAATGAACTTAAATTATGGAAATCTGTTGAAAAGATAACTGATGTTGATGTAATAATTGCTACCCCCCCTTGTCAAGGTATGTCCGTAGCAAATCATAAAAAGAAAAAAGATGAAATAATACGGAATTCACTAGTAACTGAATCTATCGTTTTGGTAAAAAAAATAAAGCCCAAATTTTTTATTTTTGAAAATGTACCCTCATTTATGAAAACCATATGTACAGATTTGGATGGGATCAATAAAAAGATAGGCGAAGCAATATCTGAAAATTTAGCAAAAGAGTATTCCATATATGGCGAAGTTATAAATTTCAAAAATTATGGGGCCTGCTCTAGTAGGTCAAGAACTTTGGTCATAGGCGTTAGAAAAGACTTAGCGGATTATATAAGCCCTATCGAATTATTCCCTGATAGGATAAAAGAAAAAACATTAAAAGAAACTATTGGTCATTTAATACGTTTGGAAGATTTCGATCAGTATGACCCTAATGACGTGTATCATCGCTTTAGGGCTTATCCAAAACACATGCGAAGTTGGATTTCAGAACTAAATGAAGGGGAATCTGCATTTGAAAATAAAAATCCTAAAAATATACCTCATAAAATAGTAAATGGGGAAATAGTATATAATAAAAATAAAAATGGAGATAAATATAGGCGACAATATTGGACTAAAGTTGGTCCATGTATCCATACTAGAAATGATCAATTAGCCAGTCAAAATACCGTACACCCCCATGACGATAGGGTGTTTAGCATTAGGGAATTAACGTTGATGATGACAATACCTTGTGAATTTAAGTGGTCAGAAAAATCAATTGCAGAAATATCTAAATTATCTGACATTGAAAAAAAAGCTTATTTTAAGAAAGAAGAGCTTAATATCCGACAATCCATTGGTGAATCTGTTCCTACGGAAATTTTTAAAAATGTATCTAAAAAAATATCAGATTTTTTGGATCAAAAACATTTGAAAAACACACAGGTTGAAAGTTTAATTGAAAGATATCAATTAAACGACATCGATAATTTAAAAAAATTTATTGAAAAAAATGAATATAACTATTGTATTGCATCTTTGTCAAAAATTGCAGAACTTACAAATAATAAACGAACTGCCAATTCTGCATATTACACAAATAAGTCAATAATTAATGAAATTGTAAAAACTTGGCCTGATTTGACTAAAGATGAGATAAATATCTTAGAACCCTCTGTGGGCGTAGGGAATTTCCTAAATATTATTATAAAAAAATATGATTATGCTAAAATTTTGAATATAGATGTTGTAGATATAGATAATGATTCATTAAATATATTGAAAACTTTGATAATGAAAATGAATATTCCAAATAATGTTAATATATCCTTTATTAATGCTGATTTTTTGAAATATGATGTATTGAAAAAATATGATTTAACGGTGGGCAACCCTCCATTTACAAAATTAAAATCAAAAGATCCATTGGTTAAAGAATATTCTAAAAATAGATATAATAACAAAACGACTAATATTTTTGCATTTTTTTTAGAGAAATGTATGACAATAAGTAATTATGTTTCGATGATAACACCTAAATCTTTATTAAATACCCCTGAATTTGAATTAAGTCGAGAATATATTGAAAAATATAATGTAACGGACATTATTGATTTTGGAGAATATGGATTTAAAGGAGTTCTTGTGGAAACAATCTGCCTAACGATTTCATTAAATGAAAAACCAAAAGACGTGCATGTCAAATCAATACCTAAAAATAAAAAGATAAAGCAAAAACAGAAGTACATATTTGATAACAAACTCCCATATTGGATAATTTATAGAAATGATAAATTTGACGAAATTTGTAACAATATGGAATTTGGAATATTTAAAGTTTTTAGAGATAGGCAATTAACTAATTCAAATACTAATTCTTCAGATGGAATTAGGGTTTTAAAATCAAGAAATATATCTGATAATGGTAAAAAAGTTTTAGACATACCCAATTATGATTCATATGTTAAAAAAGAAATTGCAGAAAATTTTTCTGTTTATAAATACTTATATCAAGATGAAGTATACCTAACACCAAATATGACATATAATCCGCGTGTTATGAAAAAACCAAATGGTATGCTAGTGAATGGGTCGGTGGCAATATTAATACCTAAAAAAGAATTTTCACTAACCACTGAAGAAATGGAGTATTATTCTTCCCCAGAATATCGTGAATTTTACCATATAGCTAGAAATTATCAGACTAGATCATTAAACATTGATAAAACTTCCGTTTATTTTTTTGGAAAGTTTAATCGAGGGCAGGAAAATGACACAAATTACAAATAA
- a CDS encoding DUF2254 family protein produces MIISLLTNMAAIQATVGALLLTLTLVAVQLTAQRYSESFNDIFLKSKGLWFLIGCYTISIVLDLILIFHLKLDVLSKSLIFTAFGLFLINLMYIPCYIKNTLVNLKPENVLDETLDIAYEELLYYILDAMGNENIKSNMENLKENKKEDKLKIYAKYLQDKKIQESKTAYFKVKNPYKNIKSYIYRSMEYYEDENAVYAIIDYLVYVLNPGDKSKEKYDLNVQECAKNLELFAIEILQILEYSIYNNRLSILQTCIISLNKVNKELIKLDLDFLYLNNIFTNQISYFTTLIENKSLNLNLQVKHNILSYYKEILMELLYKILKKEVSDIQYNTYVKKAYTAYFDTFYKILVIIPNVYEYDKKEYGINKCVFEEIYYELLKIIFENNKLDISNKLVTDILNVIIEDSMEVLNYHNKTELKSIKNLYRHSLLLNCYLFKKLKNTEYRNTIYYNQVIQNILTLCTYLNAERLELSTIGFEQYLNINLEYFDIYQKELTEEDIKEISNELKKSVTYEYIKKVLNTNNVV; encoded by the coding sequence ATGATTATTTCGTTATTAACAAATATGGCAGCAATTCAAGCAACTGTTGGAGCATTATTACTTACATTAACATTAGTTGCAGTACAGTTAACTGCTCAACGATATTCTGAAAGTTTTAACGACATATTTTTAAAAAGTAAGGGATTATGGTTTTTAATAGGATGTTATACAATATCTATTGTCTTAGATTTAATTTTAATTTTCCATTTAAAATTAGATGTCCTATCAAAGTCATTAATTTTCACCGCATTTGGATTATTTTTAATTAATTTAATGTATATTCCGTGCTATATTAAAAACACCCTTGTAAATTTAAAGCCAGAAAATGTTTTGGATGAAACATTAGACATAGCATATGAGGAACTGTTGTATTATATACTTGATGCGATGGGTAACGAAAATATAAAAAGTAATATGGAAAATTTAAAAGAAAATAAAAAAGAAGATAAATTAAAAATATATGCTAAATATCTGCAAGATAAAAAAATTCAAGAATCTAAAACAGCATATTTTAAAGTTAAAAATCCCTATAAAAATATAAAAAGTTATATTTATAGAAGTATGGAATATTATGAAGATGAAAACGCAGTATATGCAATTATCGACTATTTAGTTTATGTTTTGAATCCCGGTGATAAATCTAAGGAAAAATACGACCTTAATGTACAAGAATGTGCTAAAAACTTAGAATTATTTGCAATAGAAATTTTACAAATTTTAGAATACTCAATATATAATAATCGATTATCCATTCTTCAAACGTGTATTATCTCATTAAATAAGGTAAATAAAGAATTAATAAAACTAGATTTAGATTTTTTATATCTAAACAATATATTTACAAATCAAATCTCATATTTTACTACACTCATTGAAAATAAATCTTTAAATTTAAACTTGCAAGTTAAACATAATATATTAAGTTATTATAAAGAAATTCTAATGGAGTTATTATACAAAATTCTTAAAAAGGAGGTATCTGATATTCAATATAATACTTATGTTAAAAAAGCATATACTGCTTATTTTGATACTTTTTACAAAATATTGGTTATTATCCCCAATGTTTATGAATATGATAAAAAAGAATATGGGATTAACAAATGTGTATTTGAAGAAATATATTATGAATTGTTAAAAATAATCTTTGAAAACAATAAGTTAGACATCTCAAATAAATTAGTAACTGATATATTAAATGTTATTATTGAAGACTCAATGGAAGTATTAAATTACCATAATAAAACGGAATTAAAATCTATAAAAAACTTATATCGTCATTCATTATTATTAAATTGTTATTTATTTAAAAAATTAAAAAATACAGAATATCGCAATACTATATATTATAATCAAGTAATCCAAAACATTTTAACATTATGTACTTACTTAAATGCTGAAAGGCTAGAACTGTCCACCATAGGTTTTGAACAGTATTTGAATATTAATCTTGAATATTTTGATATATATCAAAAAGAACTTACTGAAGAAGATATTAAAGAGATATCTAATGAATTAAAAAAAAGTGTTACTTATGAATATATTAAAAAAGTATTAAACACTAATAACGTCGTTTAA
- a CDS encoding recombinase family protein, producing MIVGYARVSTKDQNLERQVQDLKKVGCEKIYLEKISGTIRNRPEFIKMFDSLSSNDIIIVTELTRISRSTKDLVEIVENCKSLNVEIKSLKESWLDTSSAHGKLLFTIFAGLAQFERDLTSERTKNGLAVARARGRVGGRPKVDSNKLSMAIKLYNSGEYSVSQISNITNVSKATLYRYLGK from the coding sequence ATGATTGTAGGTTATGCAAGAGTGTCAACAAAAGATCAAAACTTAGAAAGACAAGTTCAAGATTTAAAAAAAGTAGGTTGTGAAAAAATCTATTTAGAAAAGATTTCAGGAACTATAAGAAATAGGCCTGAATTTATTAAAATGTTTGATAGTTTATCATCTAATGATATTATAATCGTTACAGAACTTACTCGTATCTCAAGAAGTACTAAAGATTTAGTTGAGATTGTTGAAAACTGTAAATCTTTAAACGTTGAAATAAAAAGTTTAAAGGAATCTTGGCTCGATACGAGTTCGGCACATGGTAAGCTTCTTTTCACTATCTTTGCAGGGTTAGCCCAGTTTGAAAGGGACTTAACCTCTGAAAGAACTAAGAACGGTTTAGCAGTTGCACGAGCACGTGGTCGAGTTGGTGGTCGTCCTAAAGTTGATTCTAATAAGTTATCCATGGCTATAAAGCTTTATAACTCTGGGGAGTATTCTGTATCTCAGATTAGTAATATTACTAATGTTAGTAAAGCTACGCTTTATAGATATTTAGGTAAATAA
- a CDS encoding MAG6450 family protein, translated as MYELSKKELKNLEKFNRYINNLEKLDANFFSKSYFVEKYDPRLHFSRIEYKDLIIDAIIMNQIVYPIQIFKNVKKMDELSSDKNIQKLSSNFKSKKCDFCISLKYYENNLENHISSKDIKKLKGESLSKLSKEDLKLFESFVSNVAYGHKYSRFSPTDSDIKYKINNNSENENVYHLRAKQSKPFRLHGFKRKNIFKLLKLDPKHKTNICK; from the coding sequence TTGTATGAGTTATCTAAAAAAGAATTAAAAAACCTAGAAAAATTTAATAGATATATAAATAATTTAGAAAAATTAGATGCTAATTTCTTTTCTAAATCTTATTTTGTTGAAAAATATGACCCTAGATTACACTTTTCGAGGATTGAATATAAGGATTTAATTATTGATGCAATTATTATGAATCAAATTGTTTACCCCATACAAATATTTAAGAATGTTAAAAAAATGGATGAACTATCTTCTGATAAAAATATTCAAAAATTGTCTAGTAATTTTAAATCAAAAAAATGTGACTTTTGCATTAGTTTAAAGTATTATGAAAATAATTTGGAAAATCATATTTCATCCAAAGATATTAAAAAGTTAAAAGGTGAAAGTTTATCAAAATTATCAAAAGAGGATTTGAAACTTTTTGAATCATTTGTATCCAATGTAGCATATGGGCACAAGTATTCTAGATTCTCACCTACTGATTCGGATATTAAATACAAAATAAATAATAATAGCGAAAATGAAAATGTTTACCATTTACGTGCAAAACAAAGCAAACCTTTTAGATTACATGGTTTTAAGAGAAAAAATATCTTTAAACTACTTAAATTAGATCCTAAACATAAAACTAATATTTGTAAATAA
- a CDS encoding Panacea domain-containing protein: protein MNHIKLQKLCYYAVAWHYALLERSFITNDEFQAWVHGPVSVELYEKYKIYRWNRIPQAGKPSFDEDTEAFLEVIWNSYGDYNGFELESLTHQELPWVNARGDLGELEPSTNVISVEDMKKYYFSMYEE, encoded by the coding sequence ATGAATCATATTAAATTGCAAAAATTATGTTATTATGCCGTTGCATGGCATTACGCACTACTGGAAAGAAGTTTTATTACTAATGATGAATTCCAAGCATGGGTGCATGGTCCAGTATCTGTGGAATTATATGAAAAATATAAAATATATCGTTGGAATAGAATTCCACAAGCAGGTAAACCATCGTTTGACGAGGATACCGAAGCATTTTTAGAGGTTATATGGAATAGTTATGGCGATTACAATGGTTTTGAATTAGAATCATTAACGCACCAGGAATTACCCTGGGTTAATGCAAGGGGTGATTTAGGAGAGTTAGAGCCTTCTACAAATGTTATATCAGTTGAAGATATGAAAAAATACTATTTTTCAATGTATGAGGAATAA
- a CDS encoding PKD domain-containing protein → MKNMKKYVFLFLILLAFLSINSVSADFNYYTNIEVTDFEGTSATFPIYLVDRVPDFNNNGFIDNEDKLYFKQHQYALINYDCVKEDGSDIVAYMNGNIVPQKLDSFKINQLSENKIIIKGTTNEPTITLNIQYIDLNSTSHMISETVNVENTNYYYEMSTENIKDNSEINIEIPQTNTNIQGIINKKPIILSKLYVKITETGTLAVKFGNDNPPSTETITVQKNYCNYFIDNDVLTGKIIDIPASSTTNVYIEETSNPVIVSNPNEVYDYYNDGSSLNGLETYTEGTATVNTQDGWIVITPNGANAYIWTTQTWTKNVKIKATTYQSGNFQTFGFAKVNNPSMITSWGILDIQGYAVSPYRSTSTGYWRTWNSGKESDIMSVDTLTLNTEHYAQYILTENELKLISNSNQYVCTNMTYGDLEKSLVIGQYQGNSLKVKGISVQKYDENISVILILGGYKIINNNNYALNNYQIDINISDLNSPNYMNVYTLSTNEGSITSNSNIDYYSTGYQNEVEYPSIVKIGQSFELTINGELPTTTIVNWGDGSSNTMNSNTITHSYTKTGNYIITITYNNEITKNYDITVQEIEYTNYLVNFYYEDNSTKFNDSLVINTENLNKNTNDSINVSLPENSLIVVSYNNVVRSIYTSKNSVINIYMPSKTSYLSQVRLSSYYDDKITVKSTDNKIICENTKELNTYLITGKVYKIYINDVFYKDLTVDSAKDISLPYSNSNNGVEIQVTQNEKCIIIYGKSNSDAETLKVEFKSNYGNYTNNYKITSDMTIIQIDKSTIIDNINNTPNQFKVDLKIYDSSNKLIKSETMILINNKITENTYDSKLFSLVIALVILITLLIVPKSYFHMSLLMAGGVFAILSVYLENGLSIITVGFFTGLAIVYFIKSKMGK, encoded by the coding sequence ATGAAAAATATGAAGAAATACGTTTTTCTTTTTTTGATTTTATTAGCTTTTTTATCGATAAATTCCGTTTCTGCAGATTTTAATTATTATACAAATATTGAAGTTACAGATTTTGAAGGAACTTCTGCGACTTTTCCAATTTATTTAGTTGATAGAGTTCCTGATTTTAACAACAATGGTTTTATAGATAACGAAGATAAATTGTATTTCAAACAGCACCAATATGCTTTAATAAACTACGATTGTGTAAAAGAAGATGGTTCAGACATAGTAGCTTATATGAATGGAAATATCGTTCCTCAAAAATTAGATAGTTTTAAAATTAATCAATTATCCGAAAATAAAATAATAATCAAAGGAACTACAAATGAACCAACAATAACGCTTAATATTCAATATATCGATTTAAACAGTACTTCACATATGATTTCTGAAACCGTAAACGTTGAAAATACTAACTATTATTATGAAATGAGTACTGAAAATATTAAAGATAATTCAGAAATTAATATTGAAATTCCTCAAACAAATACAAATATTCAAGGAATAATCAATAAAAAACCAATTATTTTAAGTAAATTATATGTAAAAATTACAGAAACTGGAACGTTAGCTGTAAAATTTGGAAATGATAATCCACCAAGTACTGAAACGATAACTGTTCAAAAAAATTATTGTAATTATTTTATCGATAACGATGTTTTAACTGGCAAGATTATAGATATTCCGGCAAGTAGTACGACTAATGTGTACATTGAAGAAACATCTAACCCCGTAATTGTAAGTAATCCAAATGAGGTTTATGACTATTATAATGACGGTTCATCGCTCAATGGTTTGGAAACATACACTGAAGGAACAGCTACAGTTAATACACAGGATGGATGGATTGTAATAACACCTAATGGTGCGAACGCATATATTTGGACTACACAAACGTGGACAAAAAATGTAAAAATCAAAGCGACAACGTATCAATCAGGTAATTTTCAAACTTTTGGATTTGCAAAAGTAAATAATCCAAGCATGATTACATCATGGGGTATATTAGACATACAAGGCTATGCAGTATCTCCATATCGTTCAACATCCACAGGATATTGGCGAACTTGGAATTCAGGTAAAGAATCTGATATAATGTCGGTAGATACGCTTACATTAAATACAGAACATTACGCACAATATATTTTAACAGAAAATGAATTAAAATTGATTTCTAATTCAAATCAATATGTATGCACTAATATGACATATGGAGACCTTGAAAAGTCATTAGTAATTGGACAATATCAGGGCAATAGCTTAAAAGTGAAAGGCATTAGTGTTCAAAAATATGATGAAAATATTTCGGTTATTTTAATTCTTGGAGGATATAAAATAATCAATAATAACAATTATGCACTAAATAATTATCAAATTGATATTAATATAAGTGATTTAAATTCTCCAAATTATATGAATGTATATACACTATCGACAAATGAAGGCTCAATAACTTCGAATTCAAACATAGATTATTATTCTACAGGCTATCAAAACGAAGTAGAATATCCAAGCATTGTAAAAATAGGGCAATCTTTCGAGTTAACAATTAATGGAGAATTACCTACTACAACGATAGTAAATTGGGGCGATGGTTCGTCAAATACGATGAATTCAAACACAATTACACACAGTTATACAAAAACGGGAAATTATATTATTACTATAACGTATAACAACGAAATAACTAAAAATTACGATATTACAGTTCAAGAAATAGAGTATACTAACTATTTAGTTAATTTTTACTATGAAGATAACAGTACAAAATTTAACGATAGTTTAGTAATAAATACTGAAAATCTAAATAAAAATACAAACGATTCAATAAATGTTTCATTACCTGAAAATTCATTAATCGTAGTTTCATATAATAACGTAGTTAGAAGCATTTATACTTCTAAAAATAGTGTAATTAATATTTATATGCCTTCAAAGACTTCTTATTTATCTCAAGTGCGATTATCCTCCTATTATGATGATAAAATAACTGTAAAATCTACAGATAACAAAATAATCTGTGAAAATACAAAAGAATTAAACACGTACCTAATTACTGGAAAAGTTTACAAAATATACATAAATGACGTTTTTTACAAAGATTTAACCGTGGATAGTGCAAAAGATATTTCTTTACCTTATTCTAATAGTAATAATGGTGTAGAGATACAGGTTACTCAAAATGAAAAATGTATAATTATATATGGTAAATCAAATTCAGATGCTGAAACATTAAAGGTTGAATTTAAATCAAATTATGGAAATTATACAAATAATTACAAAATAACAAGTGATATGACAATTATACAAATTGACAAATCTACAATAATTGATAATATAAATAATACCCCCAATCAATTTAAAGTTGATTTAAAAATCTATGATTCATCAAATAAATTAATTAAATCAGAAACTATGATTTTAATAAATAATAAAATAACTGAAAATACATACGATTCAAAACTATTTTCTTTAGTAATTGCTTTGGTAATTTTGATAACTCTTTTAATTGTACCTAAATCGTATTTTCATATGTCATTACTTATGGCAGGCGGTGTATTTGCAATATTATCGGTTTATTTAGAAAATGGTTTATCAATTATAACGGTTGGCTTTTTTACAGGTCTTGCAATCGTTTATTTCATAAAATCTAAAATGGGTAAATAG